The genomic window CTTCTTCCTTTCTCTCCTATACTTAATAATATAGAACCCATAGAGGCAGCTAAACCGGTACAAATTGTAGATACTGGACTTTTTATAGAAGTGATAGTATCATACATAGAAAATCCTGAAGTTACATATCCTCCGGGACTATTAATATAAAGTTTAATTTCTTCGTTACTCAATAAATCCAAATACATTAACCGGTCGATAACATGCTTTGCAGATTTATCATCTACCTGACCCCATAAAAAGATCGTACGTTCTTCGAGCATCTTTTTATCAATAGTATCTTGAATCTTGTTTGTTTTTTCTTTCATTACTTGTATTAAATTATTTTTGTTTTAATGATTGTAAGCAAAAGTGGTTTAAACTACCTTAAAATCATAATTGTTTGATAAGAATATCAATCGAGCTAAATGTATAATTATTTTTGCAAAGAAAAAGGTTAATTCGAACAACAAATTACTTCTTTCCTACGATGACTTTAACTTTTAACAGGATTTTAAAACCTGACTTTAAAAACGTACTTCCATTTATACAAGAATTGACCCAACATCAGAATACGGATGAAGTCCTACTCAGTCGATTCGACGAAATGTTTACTCAAAATTACGAATGTTTTGAGATTAAATATAATGAAGAGAGTATAGGAGTTTTTGGACTATGGTTTATGACCCGTCACTATATAGGTAAGTCCTGCGAACCAGATCATATTTATATTGATCCTTCTTATCGCAGACAGGGGTTCGGAAAAAAAGTGTTTCATTGGATTTATAAGTATGCTTTAACTAAGGGGTGTGAAGCTATGGAATTAAATACTTACGTATCTAATTTTGCTTCACATAAATTTTATCATAATGAAGGTTTTGAAACCTGGGCTTATCATATGGTTAAAGTCCTAAAAGACAAAGGGTAAAAACTTACATGTTTTAAAAATTGATGTTTTAATATTTTCTTAACAATGTATTTCATCGATTATTTAGGTTTTTAAACGTTAATGTTAAAATGTATTAACAGTTTATTCGTAATAGAAATTCAAATAATTAAGAATATTTCAACCTTCTATACCATAATTCATCACATCATTGATAATTCCATACTTAATTGGAATTTTTTTGTTAACTGAGGTAATGCCGTAATATTTTAAAAATACATATTTATACATTTGAGTATGTCATTTAAAAAGCATTACACTTCATGTTTTTATTTTGAAATAAGCTTTCAAAGTTTATAGATGAAATAACTTTAAGACTTTATTGATCTTCACATATCATATCATCTACAACAGGAGCTATTTACCTAAAAGTAAAATTATAAAATACTGATAAATAATAAAATATAGAATAATGTTTAATTTAAATACTTTTATGAAACTGTTTACCATCCTACTTATAGTACTTTTGTTTGTTGCGTGTGCTCCAGAAGATGATTATGTTCCTACACAAATAGAACCTGTATTTACTACTAATTATGATAGGGAAATAATAGTGGATATAAAGTTTGTAATTTCCGACGATTTTAATTCAAGTAGCTTATATGATGTAAACGAAAAAAATCTTATTGAAAATCTGAATGGTAGTTATTTTCATCGAAATAATATTAATTTAAAACTAGGAGAAGTGGGAACTTTTTTGAATAATGAACTTTTTGATCTGAAGGATGATAGGGGAAGAGAAAAAGAAGTTTTAAAATATGTGACAGTAAATTCTTACAATAATGAGAGGTTAACTATTTATATCATAAAACGATCAAATACGATTGCTCTGGGTGGTGTTGCCATCTCACAACGTGCGTTAATTACTGAAGAAAAATTATTTGAAAGCACTACACCCCACGAAATCGGACATGCTTTAGGTTTAGAGCATACCCGGACAGAACATAATATTATGTCAGAATATAACCCAAACCTTAGAACAGAATTTGATCCGTTTCAGGTGGCTATCATGAAAAGAACTATCGGTAGAATTGTAAGATAGGGTAGAAGGTTTTGTATCATAATGATACAACTAAAACAACATAAAATAACATGCATTTTAATATAAAAAAAGCCAAATTAACTTTCTGAGGCGTAAAAGAAATTTGACTTTTTCCTATTTAATTACAGGGGCTAACTTATAACTAAATAATTGTAAATAGCAATATGGGCTAAGTATATATAATATATTACATATGATTCTATTTTAAACTTTTACCAAATTTGTAGCTATAAAAACAAAAATCTAAAAGTGCTACTAATGGTTTATAATCTAATACTTTCTATAAATTTATGAAAAATTTATATATTATTTACTTTAAAACCGTAAAATTTAACAATTTTCCTTTTTGTTTCCTATAAAATCTCTTTTATGTTATTCAATATTCTACAAGACTATTATGGAATTGAAAGTATGAGTTCCCTGTAAATTATACAAAATTAAAGTTATCTTTTTACAAATGATCTATAATTTTCGACATATATATTGACATTATAAGTCACAATAATTTTTTATAGGATGGGTTTAAAGAGATAATTTTAGAATACGCTGGAAAAATAAATTTTTCTTCTGCTTAGTAACCGTTTTAATTCAAACTATCTTTATATAATTTTCATTATTTTTGCCCAAAATAATACCGTACTTCAGTTTAATGCCCCCTCGATATTTTGAAAATAAAGCCAATTTACATAGCGCTGTTTATTTTATCAATACTAATTATATTATTTGGTTTAACCTTTTTGAGTGAGAAAGAAGCAATTAAAAAGGGTCAGTATAATGAAGATGGTTTTGTTTTTCAACAGTTATCTTTAAAATATCCAAATTATGATCACTTTATACAGTCATCAGTCAATATAAACATCAGTAAGAATGACTTTAAAAAGGTAACTTCTAATGTAGTACCAGTAGAAGAAACTTCCCAATCTGTACAAGAAATAGAATTAGATTCTATGGCTACCTTAAAACAAAGGTCAACTAAAAAATTGGATGTAAAACATATTGATACCACTTTAATTACACGCATACAATATCCTCATAGTGCTTCTTCCTTTGTTAGTGAATTATATGAGAAATTGACTTCGTCCCGTTGTCGAATCATTCATTACGGAGATTCACAACTAGAGGGAGATCGGATAACTTCTTATTTACGTAATCGATTACAAACTACCTTTGGTGGAAACGGCCCGGGGTTTTTACCGGTAATGCCGGTATATAATCAATCCAGTGCTATTATTGAGCCCGATGAACATTGGTTACGTTATGCCCGTTTTGATCCGGCTCAACCTAAATTTAATCATAAGAAATACGGGGCTTATCTATCTGTTTCACGCTTTACTCCTTATTTTCAAGAAGTTGATAGTTTAACATTAGATTCATTACCTGTAGTAAAAGCAAGTTTAACCATACGTAAATCAAATCATACTTACACTACATCCAAAAGGTTTACAAAGATCGGATTGCACTACGGTCATGCAAAAGCTCCGGTACATATCTTTGTATTTAATGATGAGCAATTAATACAACAGGATACTTTATATGCAGATGGTAATTATCATAAATATGCAATAAATACATCTGTTACCCCTACTAATTTGAGAATTGAATTAGAAGGTAAAATTAGTCCGGACTTCTACGGTTTGACCTTGGATGGGTGGAGGGGCGTTCAAATGGATAACGTAGCTATGAGAGGTTCTTCCGGAACTATCTTTGCC from Aquimarina sp. ERC-38 includes these protein-coding regions:
- a CDS encoding lipase, producing MSEKEAIKKGQYNEDGFVFQQLSLKYPNYDHFIQSSVNINISKNDFKKVTSNVVPVEETSQSVQEIELDSMATLKQRSTKKLDVKHIDTTLITRIQYPHSASSFVSELYEKLTSSRCRIIHYGDSQLEGDRITSYLRNRLQTTFGGNGPGFLPVMPVYNQSSAIIEPDEHWLRYARFDPAQPKFNHKKYGAYLSVSRFTPYFQEVDSLTLDSLPVVKASLTIRKSNHTYTTSKRFTKIGLHYGHAKAPVHIFVFNDEQLIQQDTLYADGNYHKYAINTSVTPTNLRIELEGKISPDFYGLTLDGWRGVQMDNVAMRGSSGTIFASTNAANYSHMVNILQPKIVMMQYGGNTVPYLKDSVAVRKYAKYVVSQVAWMRRRTTENPSFVFIGPSDMSTSINGKMTTYPLLPYLNNTLQTTCLENNIAYWSMYDAMGGEGSMSYWVDQKLAGKDYTHFTRSGTKIISELFFTALYLDLKQNSPNEL
- a CDS encoding ClpP family protease; its protein translation is MKEKTNKIQDTIDKKMLEERTIFLWGQVDDKSAKHVIDRLMYLDLLSNEEIKLYINSPGGYVTSGFSMYDTITSIKSPVSTICTGLAASMGSILLSIGEKGRRFIQPHAKVMIHQPSGGARGQASNIEIQASEILKTKELSARILADNCGQDFDKVMKDFNRDYWMDAQESLDYGIVDGILE
- a CDS encoding GNAT family N-acetyltransferase — protein: MTLTFNRILKPDFKNVLPFIQELTQHQNTDEVLLSRFDEMFTQNYECFEIKYNEESIGVFGLWFMTRHYIGKSCEPDHIYIDPSYRRQGFGKKVFHWIYKYALTKGCEAMELNTYVSNFASHKFYHNEGFETWAYHMVKVLKDKG
- a CDS encoding matrixin family metalloprotease, translating into MKLFTILLIVLLFVACAPEDDYVPTQIEPVFTTNYDREIIVDIKFVISDDFNSSSLYDVNEKNLIENLNGSYFHRNNINLKLGEVGTFLNNELFDLKDDRGREKEVLKYVTVNSYNNERLTIYIIKRSNTIALGGVAISQRALITEEKLFESTTPHEIGHALGLEHTRTEHNIMSEYNPNLRTEFDPFQVAIMKRTIGRIVR